The Corynebacterium glaucum genome includes a region encoding these proteins:
- a CDS encoding aminotransferase class I/II-fold pyridoxal phosphate-dependent enzyme: MNPQECEALAKDVRERYAELKAKNLNLDLTRGKPSSEQLDFSQDLLALPGTDNYRAKDGVDVRNYGGVDGIVDIRELWAELIGVDAENLIAGDASSLNIMFDLISFAFAFGTNDSPQPWSKEPGAKWLCPVPGYDRHFTITEQFGFEMVNVPMLADGPDMDVVEDLARDPNVKGMWCVPIFSNPTGVTYSRETAERLAAMETGAPDFRIVWDNAYAVHAFTDELPENPNVIEIAAEKGNPNRFWYMSSTSKITHAGAGVAFFASSKENLDWYRSIAGVRGIGPNKENQLAHAALFGDAEGARALMRKHAGSLAPKFEAVIGILGERLGGYGVAEWTEPKGGYFISLDVVPGTATRVWELAKEAGINLTKAGSAFPHGTDPDNRNIRLAPSLPPLDEVTEAMDGVATCVLLAAIEHRGAQ; the protein is encoded by the coding sequence ATGAACCCGCAGGAATGTGAGGCGTTGGCCAAAGACGTCCGCGAACGGTACGCCGAGCTGAAGGCGAAGAACCTGAACTTGGACCTCACCCGCGGCAAGCCGTCGAGCGAGCAGCTGGACTTCTCCCAGGATTTGCTCGCGCTGCCCGGGACGGACAACTACCGCGCGAAAGACGGCGTGGACGTGCGCAACTACGGCGGGGTCGACGGCATCGTGGACATCCGCGAGCTGTGGGCGGAGCTTATCGGCGTCGACGCGGAGAACCTCATCGCCGGCGACGCGTCCTCGCTGAACATCATGTTCGACCTCATCTCCTTCGCGTTCGCGTTCGGCACGAACGACTCGCCGCAGCCGTGGAGCAAGGAGCCGGGTGCGAAGTGGCTCTGCCCGGTGCCGGGCTACGACCGCCACTTCACCATCACCGAACAGTTCGGGTTCGAGATGGTCAACGTCCCAATGCTTGCCGACGGCCCTGACATGGACGTCGTCGAAGACCTTGCACGCGACCCGAACGTGAAGGGTATGTGGTGCGTGCCGATCTTCTCCAACCCCACCGGCGTGACCTACTCTCGCGAGACGGCTGAGCGCCTCGCGGCGATGGAGACCGGCGCGCCGGACTTCCGCATCGTGTGGGACAACGCCTACGCGGTGCACGCGTTCACCGACGAACTGCCGGAGAACCCGAACGTCATCGAAATCGCGGCGGAGAAGGGCAACCCGAACCGTTTCTGGTACATGAGCTCGACGTCCAAGATCACGCACGCGGGCGCGGGTGTGGCGTTTTTCGCGTCGTCGAAGGAGAACCTCGACTGGTACCGCTCGATCGCGGGCGTGCGCGGCATCGGACCGAACAAGGAGAACCAGCTTGCGCACGCCGCGCTGTTCGGCGACGCGGAAGGGGCGCGTGCGCTGATGCGCAAGCACGCCGGCTCGCTGGCGCCGAAGTTCGAGGCCGTGATCGGCATTCTGGGCGAGCGGCTCGGCGGCTACGGCGTCGCGGAGTGGACCGAGCCGAAGGGCGGCTACTTCATCTCCCTCGACGTCGTGCCCGGTACCGCGACCCGCGTGTGGGAGCTGGCGAAAGAGGCGGGCATCAACCTCACCAAGGCCGGCTCCGCGTTCCCGCACGGCACCGACCCGGACAACCGCAACATCCGGCTTGCCCCGTCGCTGCCGCCGCTGGACGAGGTCACCGAGGCGATGGACGGCGTCGCCACCTGCGTGCTTCTCGCCGCCATCGAGCACCGAGGTGCCCAGTGA
- a CDS encoding DNA polymerase III subunit gamma and tau gives MALYRKYRPATFGELVGQEQVTRPLSTALDNGRIAHAYLFSGPRGCGKTSSARILARSLNCVEGPTSTPCGVCASCVALAPGGPGNLDVMELDAASHGGVDDMRELRERAMFAPADSRYRVFIIDEAHMISAAGNNALLKIVEEPPEHLIFVFATTEPEKILGTIRSRTHNYPFRLLAPAAMRELLERVVAEEGVYVDENVHPLVIRAGGGSPRDTLSILDQLLSGAGADGLTYELALPLLGVTDLSLLDAAVDAIADGDASATFHTIDAVMESGHEPRRFATDLLDRLRDLLIIRTVPDAFGQGLVDAPVDRAEILRAEAARFSPAQLADLATEVNDRVSDLRGATSPRLLLEVMMAHLLTLPSGAGAGADTSATGAAVSSPAVSSSAGTATHSGSAVTRGSGGAAAAAAAAAAAAAAGRGVRSSSTPAAQAPQQTALPQQTAPATSTAAKPTPEPEPEPQPDFEPGQPPAPEPSRSEPAPAPAMTPPVAPAAPAEPATHAELATHAELATHAESGGQAEPDDRAQAIDDTYKDAPTPDRAEPTPAQSPASAPSEELGDVEHTPQTADGAAAAENMAPADETATTGEASTGEASTDGESTGGESTEAPSATEAPAAQDAGADVGEATGDVGEFDGDALFHRIERDWTTLRQSVGARNKVAEIMLTEARPLGFDGATLVLGHNTGALAGRINAENNNADIVAVLSEKLGAQIGVRCVVGTDPAAANVRAPERKAVWNPGKPEVAGRTESGGRTARGGNAAANSGDAEGADQPDDPAPAPAPAKSPAPNDWRSAAQAAAQAASQQAAAKAKRDSEEIPPPPEPIDDEPPYDPWNGDEGGSGGASISEAKPYSQEDEERDMADQAEAEEGERDRRDATQVAMELLASELGAKPL, from the coding sequence GTGGCGCTGTACAGGAAGTATCGGCCGGCGACGTTTGGCGAGCTGGTTGGCCAGGAGCAGGTGACACGCCCGCTGTCGACAGCGCTGGATAACGGCCGGATCGCGCATGCGTACCTGTTTTCGGGGCCGCGCGGGTGCGGCAAGACGTCGTCGGCGCGCATTCTGGCGCGGTCGCTGAACTGTGTGGAGGGGCCGACGTCGACGCCGTGCGGGGTGTGCGCGTCGTGCGTGGCGCTGGCGCCGGGCGGGCCGGGCAACCTGGACGTGATGGAGTTGGACGCGGCATCGCACGGCGGTGTGGACGACATGCGTGAGCTGCGCGAGCGTGCGATGTTCGCGCCGGCGGATTCGCGCTACCGCGTGTTCATCATCGACGAGGCGCACATGATCTCCGCCGCCGGCAACAACGCGCTGCTGAAGATTGTGGAGGAGCCGCCGGAGCACCTGATCTTTGTGTTCGCGACGACCGAGCCGGAGAAGATCCTGGGCACGATCCGTTCGCGCACGCACAACTACCCGTTCCGCCTGCTGGCGCCGGCCGCGATGCGCGAGCTGCTCGAGCGCGTGGTGGCGGAGGAGGGCGTGTACGTCGACGAGAACGTCCACCCGCTGGTGATTCGCGCTGGCGGCGGGTCGCCGCGCGACACGCTGTCGATCCTGGACCAACTGCTTTCCGGCGCGGGGGCGGACGGACTGACCTACGAGCTGGCGCTGCCGCTGTTGGGTGTGACGGACCTGTCGCTGTTGGACGCGGCAGTGGACGCGATCGCCGACGGCGACGCTTCCGCCACCTTCCACACCATTGACGCCGTCATGGAGTCCGGCCACGAGCCGCGCCGTTTTGCCACCGACCTGTTGGATCGACTGCGTGACTTGCTGATCATCCGCACCGTGCCAGATGCGTTCGGGCAAGGCCTTGTCGACGCCCCCGTCGACCGCGCCGAAATCCTGCGCGCTGAAGCCGCGCGTTTTAGCCCCGCTCAGCTCGCAGATCTGGCGACCGAGGTCAACGACCGCGTCTCCGATCTACGCGGCGCGACCTCGCCGCGGCTGCTGCTCGAGGTGATGATGGCCCACCTGCTTACGCTCCCCTCGGGCGCCGGCGCCGGCGCCGACACCAGCGCGACCGGGGCCGCTGTCAGCTCTCCCGCTGTCAGCTCTTCCGCTGGCACCGCCACCCATTCCGGCTCCGCAGTCACTCGCGGCTCAGGCGGGGCGGCGGCCGCCGCTGCGGCGGCAGCGGCTGCAGCGGCCGCAGGTCGCGGGGTGCGCAGTTCTTCAACACCCGCCGCTCAGGCGCCGCAGCAGACCGCACTGCCGCAGCAGACCGCGCCAGCCACATCGACGGCGGCGAAACCCACACCGGAACCGGAACCGGAGCCGCAGCCCGACTTCGAGCCGGGGCAACCTCCCGCGCCGGAACCGTCCCGTTCTGAGCCCGCGCCCGCCCCGGCGATGACTCCACCGGTCGCGCCTGCCGCACCCGCAGAGCCAGCAACGCACGCCGAGCTGGCAACGCACGCCGAGCTGGCAACGCACGCCGAGTCGGGAGGGCAAGCCGAGCCCGACGATCGGGCTCAAGCGATCGACGACACCTACAAGGACGCTCCGACACCGGATCGGGCTGAACCGACACCCGCGCAGTCGCCTGCATCGGCACCCAGCGAGGAGCTCGGAGATGTCGAACACACTCCGCAAACAGCTGACGGCGCGGCTGCGGCGGAGAACATGGCTCCAGCTGACGAGACCGCGACCACAGGCGAAGCATCCACAGGCGAAGCATCCACTGACGGAGAATCCACCGGCGGAGAATCCACGGAGGCGCCTTCCGCGACCGAGGCCCCGGCTGCTCAGGATGCGGGTGCAGATGTGGGAGAAGCGACCGGGGATGTCGGCGAGTTCGATGGGGATGCGCTGTTCCACCGCATAGAGCGGGATTGGACGACGCTTCGTCAGTCGGTGGGCGCGCGGAACAAGGTCGCCGAGATCATGCTCACCGAGGCACGCCCGCTCGGCTTTGACGGCGCGACCTTGGTGCTCGGCCACAACACTGGGGCGCTGGCGGGCCGCATCAACGCCGAAAACAACAACGCAGACATCGTCGCGGTGCTCTCGGAGAAGCTGGGTGCGCAGATTGGGGTGCGGTGTGTGGTCGGCACTGATCCGGCCGCCGCGAACGTCCGCGCGCCCGAGCGCAAGGCAGTGTGGAACCCGGGCAAACCCGAAGTCGCCGGGCGCACTGAGAGCGGTGGGCGCACTGCGCGCGGCGGGAATGCTGCGGCCAACTCGGGTGACGCGGAGGGCGCGGATCAGCCTGACGACCCTGCGCCGGCACCTGCACCGGCGAAGTCACCCGCGCCCAACGACTGGCGGTCGGCAGCCCAAGCAGCGGCGCAGGCAGCCAGCCAGCAAGCCGCGGCTAAAGCAAAGCGGGACAGTGAAGAAATCCCGCCCCCACCGGAGCCCATTGACGACGAACCCCCGTACGACCCCTGGAATGGGGATGAAGGGGGGAGCGGTGGGGCGTCGATAAGCGAAGCAAAGCCCTACTCCCAAGAGGACGAGGAGCGCGACATGGCTGACCAGGCTGAAGCCGAGGAAGGGGAGCGCGATCGCCGCGACGCGACGCAGGTGGCGATGGAGCTGCTGGCGAGCGAGCTCGGCGCGAAACCGCTGTAG
- a CDS encoding YbaB/EbfC family nucleoid-associated protein — MTQPNMPADMQELIRQAAEVQAALQQAQQELLNTTVVGTAGGELVSVTMTGGAEITELKIKPEAVDPEDVETLQDLILAAYRDAHTKAGQLAQEKIGPLTGAAGGPQAGPGEVPFGGII; from the coding sequence ATGACCCAGCCAAACATGCCGGCAGATATGCAGGAACTGATCCGTCAGGCCGCTGAGGTGCAGGCGGCGCTGCAGCAGGCGCAGCAAGAGCTGCTGAACACCACCGTGGTTGGTACCGCCGGCGGCGAGCTGGTCTCCGTGACCATGACCGGCGGTGCCGAGATCACCGAGCTGAAGATCAAACCGGAGGCTGTCGACCCGGAGGATGTTGAGACACTGCAGGACCTGATCCTGGCTGCGTACCGCGACGCGCACACCAAGGCTGGCCAGCTCGCGCAGGAGAAGATCGGCCCGCTGACCGGCGCTGCCGGTGGCCCGCAGGCTGGCCCGGGCGAGGTGCCGTTCGGCGGCATCATCTAG
- the recR gene encoding recombination mediator RecR produces the protein MFEGPLQDLIDEFSRLPGVGPKSAQRIAFHLLQTEPDDIDRLRAALEAVRDGVTFCRICNNVSREEVCRICADSGRDKSLVCVVEDAKDIQVIERTGEFSGRYHVLGGALDPLANIGPKDLAIASLLQRIGGVQPDLADGEIPEIAEVILATDPDTEGEATASYIARLLKDFPDLTVSRLASGMPLGGDLEFVDELTLSRALSGRLKL, from the coding sequence ATGTTTGAAGGCCCGCTGCAAGACCTCATCGATGAGTTCTCGCGTCTGCCCGGTGTCGGCCCGAAGTCGGCGCAGCGCATCGCGTTCCACCTGCTGCAGACCGAGCCGGACGACATCGACCGGTTGCGCGCGGCGCTTGAAGCGGTGCGTGACGGTGTGACGTTCTGCCGCATCTGCAACAACGTCTCGCGCGAAGAGGTGTGCCGCATCTGCGCGGATTCCGGGCGCGACAAGTCGCTAGTGTGCGTGGTGGAGGATGCGAAGGACATCCAGGTCATTGAACGCACCGGCGAGTTCAGCGGCCGCTACCACGTGCTCGGCGGTGCGTTGGACCCGCTGGCGAACATCGGGCCGAAGGACCTGGCGATTGCGTCGCTGCTGCAGCGCATCGGCGGGGTGCAACCGGACCTCGCGGACGGGGAAATCCCGGAGATCGCGGAGGTCATCCTCGCCACTGACCCGGACACCGAAGGCGAGGCGACCGCGTCCTACATCGCCCGGCTGCTCAAGGACTTCCCGGATCTCACCGTTTCGCGCCTCGCATCCGGCATGCCGCTGGGCGGGGACTTGGAGTTTGTCGACGAACTCACGCTCTCCCGCGCCCTCAGCGGCCGGTTGAAGCTCTAG
- a CDS encoding cyclase family protein, which yields MYVHLSHILEPNGPAYPGTPKLETTQRTVIGEDGDANSFLSTLPNHFGTHMDAPRHFVPDGVTIAELGPERFNFDGDEVLLVDVPSKSKPKSILTVEDIEPYASEFDGIRLLLIRTGFERYRSENPQVYQEEGPCLDPELCKWLATETHVQCIGLDWISVGAPWNDLGTEAHRQLLGAYRDNFITAIEDLSLAPVGDKWIDFVTLGPLRVAGVDSSQVSVTAFLNDMDFLIEDAVDEATEGGF from the coding sequence ATGTACGTGCACTTGAGCCACATCCTTGAACCCAACGGCCCCGCCTACCCCGGCACCCCGAAACTCGAGACCACCCAACGCACGGTGATCGGTGAAGACGGCGATGCGAACAGCTTTCTCAGCACCCTGCCAAATCACTTCGGCACGCACATGGACGCGCCGCGCCACTTTGTTCCCGACGGCGTGACCATCGCAGAACTTGGCCCTGAACGGTTCAACTTTGACGGGGATGAGGTGCTGCTGGTGGACGTGCCGTCGAAAAGCAAGCCCAAATCGATCCTGACCGTTGAGGACATCGAACCCTACGCAAGCGAGTTTGACGGCATTCGGCTGCTGCTGATCCGGACCGGCTTCGAGCGCTACCGCAGCGAGAACCCGCAGGTCTACCAGGAGGAAGGGCCGTGCCTCGACCCGGAGCTGTGCAAATGGCTGGCGACGGAAACGCACGTGCAATGCATCGGGCTGGATTGGATTTCAGTCGGCGCGCCGTGGAACGACCTGGGCACCGAAGCGCACCGCCAGCTGCTGGGCGCGTACCGCGACAACTTCATCACCGCGATCGAGGACCTGTCGCTGGCGCCGGTCGGCGACAAGTGGATCGACTTTGTCACGCTTGGTCCGCTGCGGGTGGCGGGCGTGGATTCGTCGCAGGTCAGCGTGACGGCGTTCCTCAACGACATGGACTTTCTGATCGAGGACGCCGTGGACGAAGCGACTGAGGGCGGGTTCTAG
- a CDS encoding type 1 glutamine amidotransferase, whose protein sequence is MAKPTRTLTIGLILPDILGTYGDDGNALVLRQRARMRGIRAEVRKVTLTDEIPADCDIYTLGGGEDSAQVIAAARLAASPGLQAAAADGTPIFAVCAGMQILGHSFFAHGTEAQGISLIDATTQPLSKRAIGEIASKPSRVGITAELTEPLTGFENHMGATTLGPDAQPLATVTRGTGNGASAAVRNNGASEGGERGAEGATNSATSGTRIEGVVQGSVIATYMHGPALARNPQLADLLLAKAMGCTIEDLEPLELPTIDRLRMERLN, encoded by the coding sequence GTGGCTAAGCCGACCCGCACGCTCACCATTGGCCTGATCCTGCCGGACATCCTGGGCACCTACGGCGACGACGGCAACGCGCTCGTCCTGCGCCAGCGTGCCCGCATGCGCGGCATCCGCGCCGAAGTCCGCAAAGTGACGCTCACCGACGAAATCCCCGCGGATTGCGACATCTACACCCTCGGCGGCGGCGAGGACTCCGCCCAGGTCATCGCAGCCGCGCGCCTCGCCGCTTCCCCAGGCCTGCAGGCCGCGGCCGCCGACGGCACCCCCATCTTTGCCGTCTGCGCCGGCATGCAGATCCTCGGCCACAGCTTCTTCGCGCACGGCACGGAGGCACAGGGCATTTCGCTTATCGACGCCACCACGCAGCCCCTTTCCAAACGCGCCATCGGGGAAATCGCGTCCAAACCCTCCCGCGTGGGCATCACCGCGGAGCTTACGGAGCCGCTCACCGGTTTCGAGAACCATATGGGCGCCACCACCCTGGGCCCCGACGCGCAGCCGCTGGCGACGGTCACCCGCGGCACCGGCAATGGCGCGAGCGCTGCCGTCCGTAACAACGGCGCAAGCGAAGGGGGCGAAAGGGGCGCAGAGGGCGCAACCAATAGCGCCACCAGTGGCACCCGGATCGAGGGCGTCGTGCAAGGCAGCGTCATTGCCACCTACATGCACGGCCCGGCGTTGGCCCGCAACCCGCAGCTCGCGGACCTGCTGCTCGCCAAGGCAATGGGCTGCACCATCGAAGATCTCGAGCCGCTCGAGCTGCCGACCATCGACCGGTTGCGCATGGAACGCCTGAACTAG
- a CDS encoding Mur ligase family protein produces MTEQGRLARIRSSLAVTAARAATAASRATGRGAGGMIGGLVAGAIDPDIMDSLGRGRPAVLVTGTNGKSTTTRMLASAMRTTHTVATNDGGDNMDAGIISALMAGGDASHIVLEVDELHVPAVAKRLAPEALVLLNLSRDQLDRVGEINSIERALRQAVMEHPEATIVANCDDVLITSCAWDHPNVVWVAAGSGWAGDSVTNPRSGGHVVRTDDGDWYALEPLVDGTDFRRPTPDWWVDNDGLHTPDGQTVPLSLKLPGQANRGNAAQAIACAVEAFGVPLEKAVAAAEEIDNVAGRYSTVHLGDHEIHLLLAKNPAGWQEALSMLDREADGVVIGVNAQQGDGEDVSWLWDVAFEDFGETKVIAAGERGTDLAVRLLYAGIDHQLIHDPVDAIRACPPGRVEVLANYTAFRDLKKALTKQEDYRG; encoded by the coding sequence ATGACCGAGCAAGGACGTCTCGCCCGCATTCGATCTTCGCTAGCCGTGACCGCGGCGCGTGCCGCTACTGCCGCCTCGCGCGCGACCGGCCGCGGCGCTGGCGGCATGATCGGCGGCCTAGTTGCCGGCGCTATCGACCCGGACATCATGGATTCCCTGGGCCGCGGCCGCCCCGCGGTGCTGGTCACCGGCACCAACGGCAAGTCGACCACCACCCGGATGCTCGCCAGCGCAATGCGCACCACCCACACCGTGGCCACCAACGATGGTGGCGACAACATGGATGCCGGCATCATTTCGGCGCTTATGGCAGGTGGTGACGCCAGCCATATTGTCCTAGAGGTGGACGAGCTGCACGTGCCGGCCGTCGCCAAGCGTCTTGCTCCTGAAGCCCTGGTCCTGCTGAACCTTTCGCGCGACCAGCTTGACCGTGTGGGTGAGATCAACTCGATCGAGCGCGCGCTGCGCCAGGCCGTGATGGAGCATCCGGAGGCGACGATCGTTGCGAATTGCGATGATGTGCTGATCACCTCGTGTGCCTGGGACCACCCGAACGTGGTGTGGGTCGCGGCGGGCAGCGGCTGGGCCGGCGATTCGGTGACCAACCCGCGCTCCGGCGGCCACGTCGTGCGCACCGACGACGGCGACTGGTACGCGCTCGAGCCGCTTGTCGACGGCACCGACTTCCGCCGTCCCACCCCCGACTGGTGGGTCGATAACGACGGGCTCCACACCCCCGACGGCCAGACGGTCCCGCTCAGCTTGAAACTGCCGGGCCAGGCGAACCGCGGCAACGCCGCCCAGGCGATCGCGTGCGCCGTCGAGGCGTTCGGCGTGCCACTGGAGAAGGCGGTGGCCGCGGCGGAGGAGATCGACAACGTCGCCGGCCGCTACTCCACTGTGCACCTCGGCGACCACGAGATCCACCTCCTGCTGGCCAAGAACCCGGCCGGTTGGCAGGAGGCGCTTAGCATGCTGGACCGCGAAGCGGACGGCGTGGTCATCGGTGTGAACGCGCAGCAGGGCGACGGCGAGGATGTCTCCTGGCTGTGGGACGTCGCCTTCGAGGATTTCGGCGAGACGAAAGTCATCGCCGCCGGTGAGCGCGGCACCGATCTCGCGGTGCGCCTCCTCTACGCGGGCATTGACCACCAGCTCATCCACGACCCCGTTGACGCGATCCGCGCCTGCCCGCCGGGCCGCGTGGAGGTGCTCGCAAACTACACCGCGTTCCGCGACCTGAAGAAGGCGCTGACCAAGCAGGAGGATTACCGTGGCTAA
- a CDS encoding DNA polymerase III subunit epsilon (3'-5' exonuclease of DNA polymerase III) has translation MTAPNEPAHPYVVLNAQTTGIHPGTGRLLTLDAVTFNEAGEIGEEFHQVFNPGCDPGPRHIHGLEVGDFAQAPRFARSLRTLNKLIDGRVLVLYDSPRDWGFVVSEARRAMNAAARANRSRRGKGNRRRQRVGHVPRPSSMVDVLGSARLQGFVPVDARLQAVAPALGVGEPSNAGAGAGASDAAANGAGARADRHELEQARMRANTLMLMQLFLQLRGAGALTELDPSELTADAFGLQRSHVRVDAQKAGAAAENPGVYAVDAGLHKGMEVVVTDDVAVRPDTLIDAAVRAGLTYSEKLSRQTSLVVSDAQVKGVELRGKAMHAHRKDIPILSAEEFTRAVAEMESGSGARPE, from the coding sequence ATGACCGCCCCGAACGAGCCAGCCCACCCGTATGTGGTGCTGAACGCGCAGACAACCGGGATTCACCCGGGGACTGGGCGCCTGCTCACGCTCGATGCGGTGACGTTCAACGAGGCCGGCGAGATCGGCGAGGAATTCCACCAGGTGTTCAACCCTGGTTGCGACCCCGGGCCGCGCCACATCCACGGGCTCGAGGTCGGCGACTTCGCGCAGGCACCCCGGTTTGCTCGCTCGTTGCGCACCCTGAACAAGCTTATCGACGGCAGGGTGCTCGTCCTTTATGACTCCCCACGCGATTGGGGGTTCGTGGTTTCCGAGGCGCGGCGGGCGATGAACGCGGCGGCCCGAGCGAACCGTTCCCGGCGCGGGAAGGGCAACCGGCGGCGCCAGCGGGTCGGGCACGTGCCGCGGCCGTCGAGCATGGTGGACGTGCTGGGCAGTGCGCGGCTGCAGGGGTTTGTGCCGGTGGATGCGCGGCTGCAGGCGGTGGCGCCGGCGCTGGGTGTCGGGGAGCCGAGCAACGCGGGTGCGGGTGCGGGTGCGAGTGATGCGGCGGCGAACGGCGCCGGTGCGAGGGCGGACCGCCACGAACTCGAGCAGGCGCGCATGCGGGCGAACACCTTGATGCTGATGCAGCTGTTCCTGCAGCTACGCGGTGCGGGTGCGCTGACGGAGCTGGATCCCAGCGAGCTCACCGCCGACGCGTTCGGGCTGCAACGGAGCCACGTGCGCGTCGACGCGCAAAAAGCGGGCGCGGCGGCCGAGAACCCCGGCGTGTACGCCGTAGACGCGGGCCTGCATAAGGGCATGGAAGTGGTGGTCACCGATGACGTGGCCGTGCGCCCCGACACCCTCATTGACGCCGCGGTGCGCGCTGGGCTGACCTACTCCGAGAAGTTGTCACGCCAGACCTCGCTGGTGGTTTCGGACGCGCAGGTCAAAGGCGTGGAGCTGCGTGGCAAGGCGATGCACGCGCACCGCAAAGACATCCCAATTCTCTCCGCCGAAGAATTCACGCGAGCCGTTGCCGAAATGGAGTCCGGTTCCGGCGCACGGCCGGAGTAA
- the leuA gene encoding 2-isopropylmalate synthase — MTNPNSNDFFAPREIVTPNGPRNEGQPSWNKQRGSQMPVDRYQPFAVEVEDITLPDRTWPDKKITVAPQWCAVDLRDGNQALIDPMSPERKRRMFNLLVEMGFKEIEVGFPSASQTDFDFVREIIENNMIPDDVTIQVLVQAREHLIRRTFEACAGAKNVIVHFYNSTSKLQREVVFRKDREAIKKLATDAGELILNIADDYPDTNWRWEYSPESFTGTELDFALEVCDAVVDTMGATPDNLIILNLPSTVEMITPNVYADSIEWMHRNLAKRDSVIISLHPHNDRGTGVAAAEQGYMAGADRIEGCLFGNGERTGNVDLVTLALNMLTQGVDPQLDFSDIQKIRQTVEYCNQLRVPERHPYGGDLVFTAFSGSHQDAINKGLDALAQKVRPGASSTDVKWEELRETVWEVPYLPIDPKDVGRTYEAVIRVNSQSGKGGVAYIMKTDHGINMPKAMQPEFSAVVQNITDTEGGEVNSKNMWDIFASTYLDLDSPLELVDYEVTGAVADDDDAAVRATVTFNGEEQQINGTGNGPIAAFANALESLGIDFEVQDYSQRARTAGDDADAACYIYADIDGASAWGVGIAGSTTRASLMAIVSAVNRGLTEGKAGGI, encoded by the coding sequence ATGACTAACCCCAACTCCAACGACTTTTTCGCGCCCCGTGAGATCGTGACCCCCAATGGGCCACGCAACGAGGGCCAACCGAGCTGGAACAAGCAGCGCGGCTCGCAAATGCCGGTAGACCGCTACCAGCCGTTCGCCGTCGAGGTTGAAGACATCACGCTGCCGGATCGCACCTGGCCGGACAAGAAGATCACGGTCGCTCCGCAGTGGTGCGCGGTGGACCTGCGCGACGGAAACCAAGCGCTGATCGACCCGATGAGCCCGGAACGCAAGCGTCGCATGTTCAACCTGCTCGTGGAGATGGGCTTCAAAGAGATCGAGGTCGGCTTCCCGTCCGCCTCGCAGACCGACTTCGACTTCGTGCGCGAGATCATCGAAAACAACATGATCCCGGACGACGTCACCATCCAGGTGCTGGTCCAGGCGCGCGAGCACCTGATCCGCCGCACCTTCGAGGCGTGCGCGGGCGCAAAGAACGTCATCGTGCACTTCTACAATTCGACGTCGAAGCTGCAGCGCGAAGTGGTGTTCCGCAAGGATCGCGAGGCGATCAAGAAGCTCGCCACCGACGCTGGGGAGCTCATCTTGAACATTGCCGACGACTACCCCGATACGAATTGGCGCTGGGAGTACTCTCCTGAATCCTTCACCGGTACGGAGCTGGATTTCGCGCTTGAGGTCTGTGACGCAGTCGTCGACACTATGGGTGCAACCCCTGACAACCTGATCATTTTGAACCTGCCGTCGACGGTGGAAATGATCACCCCGAACGTGTATGCCGACTCGATCGAGTGGATGCACCGCAACCTGGCGAAGCGCGACTCCGTGATCATCTCGCTGCACCCGCACAACGACCGCGGCACGGGCGTGGCGGCGGCCGAGCAGGGATACATGGCTGGTGCGGACCGCATCGAGGGCTGCTTGTTCGGCAACGGCGAACGCACCGGCAACGTCGACTTGGTTACGCTCGCACTGAACATGCTCACCCAGGGCGTTGACCCGCAGCTCGACTTCTCCGATATCCAGAAGATCCGCCAGACGGTGGAATACTGCAACCAGCTGCGCGTGCCAGAGCGCCACCCGTACGGTGGCGACCTGGTGTTCACCGCGTTTTCCGGCTCGCACCAGGACGCGATTAACAAGGGGCTTGATGCGCTGGCGCAGAAGGTGCGCCCGGGCGCGTCGTCGACCGACGTGAAGTGGGAGGAACTGCGCGAGACCGTCTGGGAGGTGCCGTACCTGCCGATCGATCCGAAGGACGTCGGCCGCACCTACGAGGCGGTGATTCGCGTGAACTCGCAGTCCGGCAAGGGCGGCGTGGCCTACATCATGAAGACCGACCACGGCATCAACATGCCCAAGGCGATGCAGCCGGAGTTCTCCGCGGTGGTGCAGAACATCACAGACACCGAGGGCGGCGAGGTCAACTCCAAGAACATGTGGGACATCTTCGCCTCCACCTACCTGGACCTGGATTCTCCGCTCGAACTGGTCGACTACGAGGTCACCGGCGCGGTTGCCGACGATGACGATGCGGCAGTGCGCGCCACCGTCACCTTCAACGGCGAGGAGCAGCAGATCAACGGCACCGGCAATGGTCCGATCGCCGCGTTCGCGAACGCGCTGGAGTCGCTCGGAATCGACTTCGAGGTGCAGGACTACTCCCAACGTGCGCGCACCGCGGGCGACGACGCCGACGCGGCCTGCTACATCTACGCCGACATCGACGGCGCCTCCGCATGGGGCGTGGGCATCGCAGGTTCGACGACGCGCGCGTCGCTGATGGCGATCGTCTCCGCGGTGAACCGCGGGCTGACCGAGGGCAAGGCTGGCGGCATCTAG